One genomic window of Streptococcus mitis includes the following:
- the dnaB gene encoding replicative DNA helicase, producing MAEVEELRVQPQDILAEQSVLGAIFIDESKLVFVREYIESRDFFKYAHRLIFQAMVDLSDRGDAIDATTVRTILDNQGDLQNIGGLSYLVEIVNSVPTSANAEYYAKIVAEKAMLRRLISKLTESVNQAYEASQPADEIIAQAEKGLIDVSENANRSGFKSIRDVLNVNFGNLEARSQQTTDITGIATGYRDLDHMTTGLHEEELIIIAARPAVGKTAFALNIAQNIGTKLDKTVAIFSLEMGAESLVDRMLAAEGLVESHSIRTGQLTDEEWQKYTIAQGNLANASIYIDDTPGIRITEIRSRSRKLAQETGNLGLILIDYLQLITGTGRENRQQEVSEISRQLKILAKELKVPVIALSQLSRGVEQRQDKRPVLSDIRESGSIEQDADIVAFLYRDDYYERGGEEEEGIPNNKVEVIIEKNRSGARGTVELIFQKEYNKFSSISKREA from the coding sequence ATGGCAGAAGTAGAAGAGTTACGAGTACAACCTCAAGATATCTTGGCTGAGCAATCCGTTTTGGGGGCTATCTTTATTGACGAGAGTAAGCTTGTTTTTGTACGAGAATATATTGAGTCTCGGGACTTTTTTAAGTATGCCCATCGTTTGATTTTCCAAGCTATGGTCGATTTATCCGATCGTGGGGATGCCATAGATGCAACAACGGTTCGTACTATCCTTGATAATCAAGGTGATTTGCAGAATATTGGCGGCCTGTCTTACTTAGTTGAGATTGTCAATTCTGTGCCAACTTCTGCTAATGCGGAGTATTATGCTAAAATCGTTGCAGAAAAGGCTATGCTACGACGATTAATCTCCAAGTTGACAGAGTCTGTCAATCAAGCTTACGAGGCTTCGCAACCAGCTGATGAAATCATTGCTCAGGCAGAAAAAGGGCTGATTGATGTCAGTGAAAATGCTAATCGAAGTGGGTTTAAGAGTATTCGAGATGTGTTGAATGTCAACTTTGGAAATCTGGAAGCCCGCTCGCAACAAACGACCGATATTACTGGTATTGCGACAGGTTATCGTGATTTGGATCATATGACGACTGGACTTCATGAGGAGGAGTTGATTATCATAGCAGCCCGTCCAGCGGTTGGTAAGACAGCCTTTGCCTTGAATATTGCTCAGAATATTGGAACTAAGTTGGACAAAACAGTTGCTATCTTTTCGCTCGAAATGGGTGCGGAAAGTCTAGTGGATCGTATGCTTGCGGCAGAAGGTTTGGTGGAATCCCATTCTATCCGTACAGGGCAATTGACAGATGAGGAGTGGCAAAAGTATACCATTGCTCAAGGGAATCTAGCTAATGCAAGTATTTATATTGATGATACGCCAGGAATTCGGATTACAGAGATTCGTTCTCGTTCCCGTAAATTAGCTCAAGAAACTGGAAATCTAGGCTTGATTTTGATAGACTATTTGCAGCTTATCACGGGAACTGGTCGAGAAAATCGTCAACAAGAGGTTTCAGAAATTTCACGTCAGTTGAAAATTTTAGCTAAGGAACTGAAAGTTCCAGTAATCGCTCTAAGTCAGCTATCTCGTGGTGTAGAACAACGTCAGGATAAGAGACCAGTCTTGTCTGATATTCGTGAATCTGGATCTATTGAGCAGGACGCTGATATCGTAGCCTTTCTTTATCGCGACGACTACTATGAGCGTGGTGGTGAAGAAGAGGAAGGCATACCGAATAATAAGGTAGAAGTTATTATCGAGAAAAACCGTAGTGGAGCTCGTGGGACAGTGGAATTGATTTTCCAAAAAGAATACAATAAATTTTCAAGTATCTCAAAGAGGGAGGCATAA
- a CDS encoding Veg family protein, translating into MSDVFTDVAKMKKIKEEIKAHEGQVVEMTLENGRKRQKNRLGKLIEVYPSLFIVEFGNVEGDKQANVYVESFTYSDILTEKNLIHYLD; encoded by the coding sequence ATGTCAGATGTATTTACAGATGTAGCCAAGATGAAAAAAATCAAAGAAGAAATCAAGGCACATGAGGGACAAGTCGTAGAAATGACTTTGGAGAATGGTCGTAAGCGCCAAAAAAATAGATTGGGTAAGTTAATTGAAGTTTATCCATCCCTATTTATCGTTGAATTTGGAAACGTTGAAGGAGATAAACAAGCTAATGTTTACGTTGAATCCTTTACTTACTCAGATATCCTTACAGAAAAGAATTTGATTCATTATCTTGACTAA
- the cbpD gene encoding choline binding-anchored murein hydrolase CbpD, protein MKNSPFTVTETRFSFRKSVKKVVPFLVVGLMLAAGNSVSAYSGGSGSIARGDDYPVYYKNGSQEIDKWRMYSRQCTSFAAFRLSNVNGFEIPGAYGNANEWGYRARREGYRVDNRPAIGSIAWSTAGTYGHVAWVSNVIGDEIEIEEYNYGIRESYNKRVVKANTMTGFIHFKDLAGGSVGNSQSSVSTGGTHFFKSKAAIKNQPLASATAIDYYYPGENVHYDQILEKDGYKWLSYTAYNGSRRYIQLEGVPSSQNSQNQSGNSSSYGSNSSSTVGWKKINGSWYHFKSNGSKSTGWLKDGASWYYLKSSGEMQTGWLKENGLWYYLDSSGAMKTGWYQVSGKWYYSYSSGALAVNTTVDGYRVNSDGERV, encoded by the coding sequence ATGAAAAATTCACCATTTACAGTAACAGAGACAAGATTTTCTTTTAGAAAATCAGTTAAAAAGGTTGTTCCTTTTTTAGTAGTAGGATTGATGTTAGCAGCGGGTAATAGTGTATCTGCCTATTCGGGAGGAAGTGGCTCGATTGCACGTGGGGATGATTATCCTGTTTATTATAAAAATGGGAGCCAGGAGATTGATAAATGGCGGATGTATTCTCGTCAGTGTACTTCTTTTGCAGCCTTTCGTTTGAGTAATGTCAATGGTTTTGAGATTCCAGGAGCTTATGGAAATGCGAATGAATGGGGCTATCGTGCTCGTCGTGAAGGATATCGTGTTGATAATAGACCAGCGATTGGCTCGATTGCTTGGTCTACTGCAGGAACTTATGGTCATGTTGCTTGGGTGTCAAATGTAATTGGAGATGAGATTGAGATTGAAGAATACAACTATGGAATAAGGGAATCTTACAATAAGCGCGTCGTGAAGGCCAATACCATGACTGGCTTTATTCATTTTAAAGATTTAGCTGGTGGCAGTGTTGGGAATAGTCAATCCTCAGTTTCAACAGGAGGAACACATTTTTTCAAGTCTAAGGCTGCTATCAAAAATCAGCCTCTAGCTAGCGCAACTGCGATTGATTACTATTATCCTGGTGAGAATGTTCATTATGATCAAATTCTCGAAAAAGATGGATACAAGTGGTTGAGTTATACGGCTTATAATGGAAGCCGTCGCTATATCCAGCTAGAGGGAGTGCCTTCTTCACAGAATTCTCAGAATCAATCAGGAAATAGCTCTAGCTATGGATCCAATAGTAGTTCAACTGTTGGTTGGAAGAAAATAAATGGTAGTTGGTATCATTTCAAATCAAATGGCTCTAAATCAACAGGCTGGTTGAAGGATGGGGCTAGTTGGTATTATTTGAAATCATCTGGTGAAATGCAGACAGGATGGTTAAAGGAAAATGGTCTGTGGTATTATTTAGATAGTTCAGGGGCAATGAAAACAGGTTGGTATCAAGTCTCTGGTAAGTGGTATTATTCTTACTCTTCGGGCGCCTTAGCCGTCAATACGACGGTGGATGGCTACAGAGTAAATAGTGATGGAGAACGAGTATAG
- a CDS encoding thiamine-binding protein: MKASIALQVLPLSQGIDRIAVIDQVIAYLQAQEVTMVVTPFETVLEGEFDELLRILKEALEVAGQKADNVFANVKINVGEILSIDEKLEKYTETTH; the protein is encoded by the coding sequence ATGAAAGCAAGCATTGCCTTGCAAGTTTTACCCCTATCGCAGGGGATTGATCGGATAGCTGTTATCGATCAGGTCATTGCTTATCTGCAAGCTCAAGAAGTGACCATGGTGGTGACACCATTTGAAACGGTCTTGGAAGGGGAGTTTGATGAGCTTCTGCGCATTCTCAAAGAAGCGCTAGAAGTGGCAGGACAAAAGGCAGATAATGTCTTTGCCAATGTCAAAATAAATGTAGGAGAGATTTTAAGTATTGATGAGAAACTTGAAAAGTATACTGAGACGACACATTAG
- a CDS encoding ABC transporter permease, translating to MRNLKSILRRHISLLGFMGVLSIWQLAGFLKLLPKFILPTPLEILQSFVRDREFLWHHSWATLRVALLGLILGVLIACLMAVLMDSLTWLNDLIYPMMVVVQTIPTIAIAPILVLWLGYGILPKIVLIILTTTFPIIVSILDGFRHCDKDMLTLFSLMQAKPWQILWHFKIPVSLPYFYAGLRVSVSYAFITTVVSEWLGGFEGLGVYMIQSKKLFQYDTMFAIIILVSIISLLGMKLVDISEKYVIKWKRS from the coding sequence ATGAGAAACTTGAAAAGTATACTGAGACGACACATTAGTCTATTGGGCTTTATGGGGGTCTTGTCAATCTGGCAGTTAGCAGGTTTTCTTAAACTTCTCCCCAAGTTTATCCTGCCGACACCTCTTGAAATTCTCCAGTCCTTTGTTCGTGATAGAGAATTTCTCTGGCACCATAGCTGGGCAACCTTGAGAGTGGCTTTATTGGGGCTGATTTTGGGAGTCTTGATTGCCTGTCTCATGGCTGTGCTTATGGACAGTTTGACTTGGCTCAATGACCTGATTTACCCTATGATGGTGGTTGTTCAGACTATCCCGACTATTGCTATAGCCCCTATTCTGGTCTTGTGGCTCGGTTATGGGATTTTGCCCAAGATTGTCTTGATTATCTTGACGACAACTTTTCCTATCATCGTCAGTATTTTGGACGGTTTTAGGCATTGTGATAAGGATATGCTGACCTTGTTTAGTCTGATGCAGGCCAAACCTTGGCAAATCCTGTGGCATTTTAAAATCCCAGTCAGCCTGCCTTACTTTTATGCAGGTCTGAGGGTCAGTGTCTCCTACGCCTTCATCACAACAGTGGTATCTGAGTGGTTGGGAGGCTTTGAAGGACTAGGTGTCTACATGATTCAGTCCAAGAAACTGTTTCAGTATGATACCATGTTTGCTATTATTATTCTGGTATCGATTATCAGCCTTCTGGGTATGAAGTTGGTCGATATCAGCGAGAAATATGTTATTAAATGGAAACGTTCATAA
- a CDS encoding ABC transporter substrate-binding protein: protein MKKTWKVFLTLVTALVAVVLVACGQGTASKDNKETELKKIDFILDWTPNTNHTGLYVAKEKGYFKEAGVDVDLKLPPEESSSDLVINGKAPFAVYFQDYMAKKLEKGAGITAVAAIVEHNTSGIISRKSDNVASPKDLVGKKYGTWNDPTELAMLKTLVESQGGDFEKVEKVPNNDSNSITPIANGVFDTAWIYYGWDGILAKSQGVDANFMYLKDYVKEFDYYSPVIIANNDYLKDNKEEARKVIQAIKKGYQYAMEHPEEAADILIKNAPELKEKRDFVIESQKYLSKEYASDKEKWGQFDAARWNAFYKWDKENGILKEDLTDKGFTNEFVK, encoded by the coding sequence ATGAAGAAAACATGGAAAGTGTTTTTAACGCTTGTGACAGCTCTTGTAGCTGTTGTGCTTGTGGCCTGTGGTCAAGGAACTGCTTCTAAGGACAACAAAGAGACAGAACTCAAGAAGATTGACTTTATCCTAGACTGGACACCAAATACCAACCACACAGGGCTTTATGTTGCCAAGGAAAAAGGTTATTTCAAAGAAGCTGGAGTAGATGTAGACTTGAAACTTCCGCCAGAAGAAAGTTCTTCTGACTTGGTTATCAATGGCAAGGCACCATTTGCAGTGTATTTCCAAGATTACATGGCGAAGAAATTGGAAAAAGGGGCAGGAATTACTGCTGTTGCAGCTATCGTAGAACACAATACATCAGGAATCATCTCTCGTAAATCTGACAATGTAGCTAGTCCAAAAGACTTAGTTGGTAAGAAATACGGAACTTGGAATGACCCAACGGAACTTGCTATGTTGAAAACCTTGGTAGAATCACAAGGTGGAGACTTTGAGAAGGTAGAAAAAGTACCAAATAATGACTCAAACTCTATCACACCAATCGCTAATGGTGTCTTTGACACTGCTTGGATCTACTATGGATGGGATGGAATTCTTGCAAAATCTCAAGGTGTAGATGCTAACTTCATGTATTTGAAAGACTACGTTAAGGAATTTGACTACTACTCACCAGTTATCATCGCCAACAACGACTACCTCAAAGACAACAAAGAAGAAGCTCGCAAAGTTATCCAAGCCATCAAAAAAGGCTACCAATATGCTATGGAGCATCCAGAGGAAGCAGCTGATATCCTCATCAAAAATGCACCTGAACTAAAGGAAAAACGTGACTTTGTCATCGAATCTCAAAAATACTTGTCAAAAGAATACGCAAGCGACAAGGAAAAATGGGGGCAATTTGATGCAGCTCGTTGGAATGCCTTCTACAAATGGGATAAAGAAAATGGTATCCTTAAAGAAGACTTGACAGACAAAGGCTTTACCAACGAATTTGTGAAATAA
- a CDS encoding ABC transporter ATP-binding protein produces MTEIRLEHVSYAYGQEKILEDINLQVTSGEVVSILGPSGVGKTTLFNLIAGILEVQSGRIVLDGEENPKGRVSYMLQKDLLLEHKTVLGNIILPLLIQKVDKAEAIARADEILATFQLTAVRDKYPHELSGGMRQRVALLRTYLFGHKLFLLDEAFSALDEMTKMELHAWYLEIHKQLQLTTLIITHSIEEALSLSDRIYILKNRPGQIVSEIKPDWSEDEDKEVQKIAYKRQILAELGLNK; encoded by the coding sequence ATGACAGAAATTAGACTAGAACACGTCAGTTATGCTTATGGTCAGGAGAAAATTTTAGAGGATATCAACCTGCAGGTAACTTCAGGTGAAGTGGTTTCCATCCTAGGCCCAAGTGGTGTTGGAAAGACCACCCTCTTTAATCTAATCGCTGGGATTTTAGAAGTCCAGTCAGGGCGAATTGTTCTTGATGGGGAGGAGAATCCCAAGGGGCGCGTGAGTTATATGTTGCAAAAGGACTTGCTCTTGGAGCACAAGACGGTGCTTGGTAATATCATTCTGCCCCTCTTGATTCAAAAAGTGGATAAGGCAGAAGCTATTGCTCGCGCAGATGAAATTCTTGCTACCTTCCAGTTGACAGCTGTAAGGGACAAGTATCCTCATGAACTTAGTGGCGGGATGCGCCAGCGTGTGGCCTTACTCCGGACCTACCTTTTCGGGCACAAGCTCTTTCTCTTGGATGAGGCCTTTAGCGCCTTGGATGAGATGACCAAGATGGAACTCCACGCTTGGTATCTGGAGATTCACAAGCAGTTGCAACTGACAACATTGATTATCACGCATAGTATCGAGGAGGCTCTCAGTCTCAGCGACCGCATCTATATCTTGAAAAATCGCCCTGGGCAGATTGTTTCAGAAATTAAACCAGATTGGTCTGAAGATGAGGACAAAGAGGTTCAAAAGATTGCCTACAAACGTCAAATCTTGGCAGAATTAGGCTTAAATAAGTAG
- a CDS encoding CtsR family transcriptional regulator, whose amino-acid sequence MRFKNTSDHIEAYIKAILDQSGIVELQRSQLADTFQVVPSQINYVIKTRFTESRGYLVESKRGGGGYIRIGRIEFSSHHEMLRELLYSIGERVSQEIYEDILQLLVEQELMTKQEMNLLMVVALDRVLGEEAPVVRANMLRQVIQEVDRKGK is encoded by the coding sequence ATGAGATTTAAAAATACATCGGATCATATTGAGGCCTACATCAAGGCGATTTTAGATCAATCTGGAATTGTAGAATTGCAACGGAGTCAGTTGGCAGATACTTTTCAGGTTGTTCCTAGTCAGATTAACTATGTGATCAAGACACGCTTTACGGAAAGTAGAGGCTACTTGGTTGAAAGTAAGCGTGGTGGCGGAGGCTACATTCGTATAGGACGGATTGAGTTTTCTAGTCATCATGAAATGCTCAGGGAGCTACTTTACTCAATTGGCGAGCGGGTCAGTCAAGAAATTTATGAGGATATTCTACAGCTTTTAGTTGAGCAAGAACTGATGACCAAGCAGGAGATGAATTTGCTGATGGTAGTAGCTTTGGATCGCGTTCTAGGAGAAGAAGCTCCAGTTGTTCGTGCTAATATGCTACGACAGGTCATACAAGAGGTAGATAGAAAAGGGAAGTAA
- a CDS encoding ATP-dependent Clp protease ATP-binding subunit — MNYSKALNECIESAYMVAGHFGARYLESWHLLIAMSNHSYSVAGATLNDYPYEMDRLEEVALELTETDYSQDETFTELPFSHRLQVLFDEAEYVASVVHAKVLGTEHLLYAILHDGNALATRILERAGFSYEDKKDQVKIAALRRNLEERAGWTREDLKALRQRHRTVADKQNSMANMMGMPQTPSGGLEDYTHDLTEQARSGKLEPVIGRDKEISRMIQILSRKTKNNPVLVGDAGVGKTALALGLAQRIASGDVPTEMAKMRVLELDLMNVVAGTRFRGDFEERMNNIIKDIEADGQVILFIDELHTIMGSGSGIDSTLDAANILKPALARGTLRTVGATTQEEYQKHIEKDAALSRRFAKVTIEEPSVADSMTILQGLKATYEKHHRVQITDEAVETAVKMAHRYLTSRHLPDSAIDLLDEAAATVQNRAKYVKADDSGLSPADKALMDGKWKQAAQLITKEEQVPVYKDLVTEADILTTLSRLSGIPVQKLTQTDAKKYLNLEAELHKRVIGQDQAVSSISRAIRRNQSGIRSHKRPIGSFMFLGPTGVGKTELAKALAEVLFDDESALIRFDMSEYMEKFAASRLNGAPPGYVGYEEGGELTEKVRNKPYSVLLFDEVEKAHPDIFNVLLQVLDDGVLTDSKGRKVDFSNTIIIMTSNLGATALRDDKTVGFGAKDIRFDQENMEKRMFEELKKAYRPEFINRIDEKVVFHSLSSDHMQEVVKIMVKPLVASLAEKGIDLKLQASALKLLANQGYDPEMGARPLRRTLQTEVEDKLAELLLKGELVAGRTLKIGVKAGQLKFDIA, encoded by the coding sequence ATGAACTATTCAAAAGCATTGAATGAATGTATCGAAAGTGCCTACATGGTGGCTGGCCATTTTGGAGCTCGTTACCTAGAGTCTTGGCACTTGTTGATTGCCATGTCCAATCACAGTTATAGTGTGGCAGGGGCGACTTTAAATGATTATCCATATGAGATGGACCGTTTAGAAGAGGTCGCTTTGGAACTGACTGAAACGGACTATAGCCAGGATGAAACCTTTACGGAATTGCCGTTTTCTCATCGTTTGCAGGTTCTTTTTGACGAAGCAGAGTATGTAGCGTCAGTGGTCCATGCTAAGGTGCTAGGGACAGAGCACCTCCTTTATGCGATTTTGCATGATGGCAATGCCTTGGCGACTCGTATCTTGGAGAGGGCTGGTTTTTCATATGAAGACAAGAAAGATCAGGTCAAGATTGCTGCCCTACGTCGAAATCTAGAAGAACGTGCAGGCTGGACTCGTGAAGACCTCAAGGCTCTACGCCAACGCCATCGTACAGTAGCTGATAAGCAAAATTCTATGGCCAACATGATGGGCATGCCCCAGACTCCGAGTGGTGGTCTCGAGGATTATACGCATGATTTGACAGAGCAAGCGCGTTCTGGCAAGTTAGAACCAGTCATCGGTCGGGACAAGGAAATCTCGCGTATGATTCAAATCTTGAGCCGTAAAACCAAGAATAATCCTGTCTTGGTTGGAGATGCTGGTGTCGGGAAAACAGCCTTGGCGCTTGGGCTAGCTCAGCGTATTGCTAGTGGTGATGTGCCTACGGAAATGGCTAAGATGCGCGTGTTAGAGCTTGATTTGATGAATGTCGTTGCGGGGACACGTTTCCGTGGAGATTTTGAAGAACGTATGAACAATATCATCAAGGATATTGAAGCAGATGGTCAAGTCATCCTCTTTATCGATGAACTCCACACTATCATGGGTTCTGGGAGCGGGATTGATTCAACTCTGGATGCGGCCAATATCTTGAAGCCAGCCTTGGCGCGTGGAACTTTGAGAACAGTTGGTGCCACCACTCAGGAAGAATACCAAAAACACATCGAAAAAGATGCGGCCCTTTCTCGTCGTTTCGCCAAAGTGACGATTGAAGAGCCAAGCGTGGCAGACAGCATGACCATTTTACAAGGCTTGAAGGCGACTTATGAGAAACATCACCGTGTGCAAATCACAGATGAAGCGGTTGAAACAGCCGTTAAGATGGCTCATCGTTACTTAACTAGTCGTCACTTGCCAGACTCTGCTATCGACCTCTTGGATGAGGCAGCAGCAACAGTGCAAAATAGGGCAAAGTATGTAAAAGCAGACGATTCAGGTTTGAGTCCAGCTGACAAGGCCTTGATGGATGGCAAGTGGAAACAGGCAGCCCAGCTAATCACAAAAGAAGAGCAAGTGCCTGTCTATAAAGACTTGGTGACAGAGGCTGATATTTTGACCACCTTGAGTCGATTGTCAGGTATTCCAGTTCAAAAATTGACTCAGACTGACGCTAAGAAATACCTTAACTTGGAAGCTGAATTGCATAAACGTGTCATCGGTCAAGATCAAGCAGTTTCAAGCATTAGCCGTGCGATTCGCCGCAATCAGTCAGGGATTCGCAGTCACAAGCGTCCGATTGGTTCCTTTATGTTCTTAGGACCGACGGGTGTCGGGAAGACCGAATTGGCCAAGGCTCTGGCAGAAGTTCTCTTTGATGATGAATCAGCTTTGATCCGCTTTGATATGAGTGAGTATATGGAGAAATTCGCAGCCAGCCGTCTCAACGGAGCTCCTCCGGGCTATGTGGGTTATGAAGAAGGTGGGGAGTTGACCGAGAAGGTTCGCAACAAACCATATTCCGTTCTCCTCTTTGACGAGGTAGAGAAGGCCCACCCAGACATCTTTAATGTTCTCTTGCAGGTCTTGGATGATGGTGTCTTGACTGATAGCAAGGGACGCAAGGTAGACTTTTCAAATACTATTATCATCATGACATCAAACCTTGGTGCGACAGCCCTTCGGGATGACAAGACTGTTGGTTTTGGGGCCAAGGATATTCGTTTTGACCAGGAAAATATGGAAAAACGCATGTTTGAAGAGCTGAAAAAGGCTTATAGACCGGAATTTATCAACCGTATTGATGAAAAGGTGGTCTTCCATAGCCTGTCTAGCGACCATATGCAGGAAGTGGTGAAGATTATGGTCAAGCCTTTAGTGGCAAGTTTGGCTGAAAAAGGTATTGATTTGAAATTACAAGCTTCCGCACTGAAATTATTGGCCAATCAAGGATATGACCCAGAGATGGGAGCTCGTCCACTTCGCAGAACCCTGCAAACAGAAGTGGAAGACAAGTTGGCAGAACTTCTTCTTAAGGGAGAACTGGTGGCAGGCAGAACCCTCAAGATTGGTGTCAAAGCAGGCCAGTTAAAATTTGATATTGCATAA
- a CDS encoding cysteine hydrolase family protein — protein sequence MVHTALLIIDMQKAFDNPIWGERNNPQAEQQALRILAYFRKHALPVLHVQHISDNPQSQFHNKQNQVFKSGFEPVTAEPVFQKTVNSAFIGTNLETYLRTNQICHLVVVGLTLPHCVSTTTRMAANLGFEVTLLADATASFTLSNKNGQAISPETIHEINLLSLQDEFAQILTTEEFLTQMQV from the coding sequence ATGGTTCATACTGCTCTACTGATTATCGATATGCAAAAAGCATTTGATAACCCTATCTGGGGAGAACGAAATAACCCTCAAGCTGAACAACAAGCATTGAGGATACTGGCATACTTTCGTAAACACGCTCTTCCAGTCTTACATGTTCAACACATATCTGACAACCCCCAGTCGCAATTTCATAACAAACAAAATCAGGTATTTAAAAGTGGATTTGAGCCAGTTACTGCAGAACCTGTCTTTCAAAAAACGGTTAATAGCGCCTTCATTGGAACAAATCTTGAAACATATTTACGAACAAATCAGATTTGTCATTTAGTCGTTGTTGGTTTGACCCTGCCTCATTGTGTATCTACTACGACACGAATGGCAGCAAATCTTGGTTTTGAAGTCACTTTACTAGCAGATGCCACTGCCAGTTTTACCCTATCTAACAAAAACGGTCAGGCCATCTCTCCTGAGACTATCCATGAGATTAATCTCCTTTCTCTACAAGATGAGTTTGCTCAAATTCTTACTACAGAAGAATTTTTAACCCAAATGCAAGTATAA
- the dusB gene encoding tRNA dihydrouridine synthase DusB, translated as MTNLNTPFMIGNVEIPNRTVLAPMAGVTNSAFRTIAKELGAGLVVMEMVSDKGIQYNNEKTLHMLHIDEGENPVSIQLFGSDEDSLARAAEFIQENTKTDIVDINMGCPVNKIVKNEAGAMWLKDPDKIYSIINKVQSVLDIPLTVKMRTGWADPSLAVENALAAEAAGVSALAMHGRTREQMYTGHADLETLHKVAQALTKIPFLANGDIRTVQEAKQRIEEVGADAVMIGRAAMGNPYLFNQINHYFETGEILPDLTFEDKMKIAYEHLKRLIDLKGENVAVREFRGLAPHYLRGTSGAAKLRGAISQASTLAEIESLLQLDKA; from the coding sequence GTGACAAATCTTAATACACCTTTTATGATTGGCAATGTTGAGATTCCCAATCGTACCGTTTTAGCGCCTATGGCTGGCGTGACCAACTCAGCCTTTCGTACCATCGCAAAAGAGCTCGGAGCTGGACTCGTTGTAATGGAAATGGTCTCTGACAAGGGAATCCAATACAACAACGAAAAAACCCTGCACATGCTTCATATCGATGAGGGCGAAAACCCTGTCTCTATCCAACTTTTTGGTAGCGATGAAGACAGCCTAGCACGCGCAGCAGAATTTATCCAAGAAAACACCAAGACCGATATCGTCGATATCAACATGGGCTGCCCTGTCAACAAAATCGTGAAGAACGAAGCTGGTGCTATGTGGCTCAAGGATCCAGACAAGATTTACTCCATCATCAACAAGGTCCAGTCTGTCCTTGATATCCCACTTACTGTCAAAATGCGTACCGGCTGGGCGGACCCATCTCTGGCAGTAGAAAATGCCCTCGCTGCTGAAGCTGCAGGTGTTTCTGCCCTCGCCATGCATGGCCGTACCCGTGAACAAATGTATACTGGCCACGCAGACCTTGAGACCCTTCACAAGGTCGCTCAAGCTTTGACCAAGATTCCATTTCTCGCCAACGGTGACATCCGTACGGTCCAAGAAGCCAAGCAACGCATCGAAGAAGTTGGTGCTGACGCAGTCATGATTGGCCGAGCTGCCATGGGAAATCCTTACCTCTTCAACCAAATCAACCATTACTTTGAAACAGGAGAAATCCTACCTGATTTGACCTTTGAAGACAAGATGAAGATCGCCTACGAACACTTGAAACGATTGATTGACCTCAAAGGAGAAAACGTCGCAGTTCGTGAATTCCGCGGCCTCGCTCCTCACTATCTCCGTGGAACATCTGGCGCTGCCAAACTCCGTGGAGCCATTTCACAAGCTAGCACCCTAGCAGAGATTGAATCCCTCTTGCAATTGGATAAGGCTTAA